From a single Brassica oleracea var. oleracea cultivar TO1000 chromosome C5, BOL, whole genome shotgun sequence genomic region:
- the LOC106345020 gene encoding uncharacterized protein LOC106345020, whose product MFTIGEELAAIRSISYHSDDTKLFKALCDCLTADEYEDLKASKLGVFIKFKELGFEFEHLTGLNCDYTKDLENPRCEVTKEMAAFWENICDDWSRDDRKRLGYFAIYAGYIEGKKFSTATRASLARQVMDLEKIENYPWGRVAFKVLMDSLKAKDLTQIGYTVDGFIQVIQVWAYYAMPELGANYGSHVPDRPSPLLMVYKGGQGRRRCFKSAINRQWTMDCWKVTGTHKVVKMEVSPAKNEVSSVKTEATTVKSESVVKEESSRPRKKARKGWTMDCWKVTGTHKVVKMEVSPAKNEVSSVKTEATTVKSESVVKEESSRPRKKARKGSESVNGAKAGQNEAKEHSVTTEPSSSTELCLVKPADDLPSDEPSVLILDKQVSTASDLLLEEARRQTKKETAMVNLREKSERERKLAPTQQTPFKGNITAKQIIPNKKVGRGYDPFAPYDKKKSKELTEWLEQDP is encoded by the exons ATGTTTACAATAGGAGAAGAGCTCGCTGCAATCAGGAGCATTTCGTATCATTCTGATGACACGAAATTGTTTAAAGCTCTATGTGATTGTCTCACAGCTGACGAATATGAGGATCTGAAGGCGTCGAAGTTGGGAGTGTTCATCAAGTTCAAGGAGCTTGGCTTTG AGTTTGAACACCTCACTGGTCTGAACTGCGATTACACCAAGGACCTGGAAAATCCAAGGTGTGAGGTTACGAAGGAGATGGCTGCTTTCTGGGAGAATAT ATGCGATGATTGGTCTCGGGATGATCGCAAGCGGCTGGGATACTTTGCCATCTACGCAGGATACATTGAAGGGAAAAAGTTCTCAACCGCTACACGGGCTAGTCTTGCAAGGCAAGTGATGGATTTAGAAAAAATTGAGAATTATCCATGGGGGAGAGTGGCGTTTAAGGTGCTAATGGATTCTCTGAAGGCAAAAGACTTGACGCAAATAGGTTACACTGTTGATGGATTTATACAAGTTATCCAGGTGTGGGCGTACTATGCTATGCCAGAATTGGGTGCTAATTATGGGTCTCATGTACCAGACAGACCGTCTCCACTGTTGATGGTTTACAAGGGTGGCCAAGGGCGACGCAGATGTTTTAAGTCGGCTATCAATAGACAG TGGACCATGGACTGCTGGAAAGTCACCGGTACTCACAAGGTTGTGAAGATGGAAGTAAGTCCAGCGAAGAATGAAGTGAGTTCAGTGAAGACGGAAGCGACTACAGTGAAGTCAGAGAGTGTTGTGAAGGAAGAAAGTAGCAGACCTCGGAAGAAAGCTCGTAAAGGG TGGACCATGGACTGCTGGAAAGTCACCGGTACTCACAAGGTTGTGAAGATGGAAGTAAGTCCAGCGAAGAATGAAGTGAGTTCAGTGAAGACGGAAGCGACTACAGTGAAGTCAGAGAGTGTTGTGAAGGAAGAAAGTAGCAGACCTCGGAAGAAAGCTCGTAAAGGG AGTGAAAGTGTGAATGGGGCGAAAGCAGGACAGAATGAAGCCAAAGAACATAGTGTTACTACAGAACCGAGTTCCTCGACAGAGCTCTGTCTTGTGAAACCTGCAGACGACTTACCGAGTGATGAACCTAGCGTTCTTATATTGGACAAACAAGTATCCACTGCTTCAGATTTACTCTTGGAGGAAGCTAGAAGGCAGACAAAGAAGGAGACTGCTATGGTGAATCTCCGTGAAAAAAGTGAGCGAGAAAGGAAACTTGCTCCCACACAGCAAACTCCTTTTAAGGGAAACATCACTGCCAAACAGATCATTCCAAACAAAAAGGTTGGCCGAGGCTATGATCCTTTTGCACCCTATGACAAGAAGAAGTCGAAGGAGCTCACTGAATGGCTGGAACAAGATCCGTAA
- the LOC106345021 gene encoding receptor-like protein kinase At3g21340 produces MEKHPQALRLCALICITFSSLLHIVEPQDQKGFISLDCGSPPNEPPYSDVQTGLTFSTDNGFVETGKTGKVQKEIESVFPKPVWNLRYFPDGIRNCYTLDVTQGTKYLIRALFVYGNYDGLNEYPSFDLYLGPNILETIDLIKTGISYPMINTLELRPLQNNSTYNTQSGSLRHFRRNYFSTASRTVRYQSSCMLL; encoded by the exons ATGGAGAAACATCCTCAGGCACTTCGGTTATGTGCGTTGATATGCATCACTTTTTCTTCCCTTTTACATATCGTTGAACCTCAGGACCAAAAAG GATTCATCAGCTTGGATTGTGGCTCACCACCTAACGAGCCTCCTTACAGCGACGTTCAAACCGGACTAACATTCTCAACGGACAACGGTTTCGTGGAAACTGGCAAAACCGGAAAAGTCCAAAAGGAGATCGAGTCGGTCTTCCCTAAACCGGTTTGGAATCTCAGGTACTTCCCAGATGGAATCAGAAACTGCTATACCTTGGACGTCACGCAAGGCACAAAATATCTTATCAGAGCTTTATTCGTGTACGGTAATTACGATGGTCTTAACGAATACCCGAGTTTCGACCTCTACCTTGGTCCAAATATTTTAGAAACGATTGATTTGA TTAAGACAGGAATAAGTTATCCTATGATTAATACGTTAGAGCTACGACCATTACAGAACAATAGTACTTACAATACTCAGAGCGGCTCTCTGAGGCATTTCCGACGGAATTATTTCAGCACTGCAAGCCGTACCGTAAGGTATCAGTCATCATGCATGCTCTTATGA